A window of Daphnia pulicaria isolate SC F1-1A chromosome 10, SC_F0-13Bv2, whole genome shotgun sequence contains these coding sequences:
- the LOC124314290 gene encoding uncharacterized protein LOC124314290, with protein sequence MDQTNNGSFVLTNENSTIIDAGNSTESSLDQNSGPSAEHDDTVSVVLIPLVIIGLLLAVAAIIFIIIRRRTTKQARRQFAPVYYSVEHEESGNEWESQLMDEELARHANIVKPNRGNQARLQLERGGK encoded by the exons ATGGATCAGACGAATAATGGCAGCTTCGTTTTAACGAACGAAAATTCTACAATTATTGATGCTGGAAACAGTACGGAAAGTTCTCTAGATCAAAACTCAGGCCCATCTGCAGAGCACGACGACACCGTTAGCGTTGTTCTAATACCGTTGGTTATTATTG GTCTCCTTCTTGCCGTGGCAGCTATT ATCTTCATTATAATCAGAAGAAGAACCACAAAACAAGCAAGACGTCAATTTGCTCCAGTATATTACTCTGTGGAACACGAAGAAAGTGGCAATGAATGGGAGTCTCAGCTCATGGATGAAGAATTGGCCAGACATGCAAACATTGTTAAG CCTAATCGTGGAAACCAAGCCAGACTCCAGTTAGAAAGGGGTGGGAAATAG